Within Sphingobium aromaticiconvertens, the genomic segment TGACCGAGGAAGGATCGGGCCTGCTCATCATGGCGATCGCCGGTGGCGCGCTGGTGGTGGTGCAGGGCAAGCTGGCCGATATATACGGCCTGCAAACCTCCTTTCTGCTGACTGCCGCGTGCGAACTCTACATCCTCTTCTACGCGCTATGGGGGGCGAAGGTGACGGACCCGTTGCCCGACGTGCCGCTGGAGGGCTGATCGCCTGTGGATGAAAAGGGCCGCTTTCCACCGAGGAAAGCGGCCCTTCTTCTATTGTCTACCCCGCCATGATTAAGGGACGATCGACAGTTCGCTCAGGTGGAGCCGAGAAGTGTGATTTTCGAGTGAAGGAGCGCAGCATACTTCAGGTACGTGAGCACCGGAACGCAGGAAATCGCGCTTCGCAGGTTGAAGCGAGGCACGTGACTCGCTTCAACATGGGCGGACTGTCGGTCGTCCCTAGCCGCTCATGGCGCTGCGTGTATCCTCCAGCGCCAGGTCGACCAGATGGCGCATGGCCTCACTCGCCGCGTCCCCGTCGCCCGCCACGATCGCGTCATAAACGCGCGCATGGTCAGGAATGGGGTTGCGGGGCAGGCCGCTGGCGCGGTGCTTATATTGGGTGGTCCAGTTGACCGCCGCGCCGATGCTGGCGCTCAGCACCAGCAGCGCGTCGTTGCGGGTCGCGTTGAGGATGGCGTTGTGAAAATCGCGGTCGGCGGCGCGGCCCAGATCGGTCGACAGCGTATGGCGACGCATCGCGGCCAGCGCGTCCTTCATCGCGGTCAGGTCCGCCTTGTCCCGCCGCTCCGCCGCCAGCCGCGCGGCGGCAGGCTCGACGATCGCGCGCAGTTCGAACAGGTCGCGCACGAACTGCACGTCCGGCTCCCCGGCAAAGGCCCAGGCAAGGACATCGGGGTC encodes:
- a CDS encoding FadR/GntR family transcriptional regulator; the encoded protein is MHGAIAHKLGTAILSGQYAPGDVLSGEVAFAEELEVSRSAYREAVQVLTAKGLVESRPKAGTRVLPRNRWNLLDPDVLAWAFAGEPDVQFVRDLFELRAIVEPAAARLAAERRDKADLTAMKDALAAMRRHTLSTDLGRAADRDFHNAILNATRNDALLVLSASIGAAVNWTTQYKHRASGLPRNPIPDHARVYDAIVAGDGDAASEAMRHLVDLALEDTRSAMSG